The genomic stretch AGAAAACCGAGAAgaggtaaaggaaaaggtaaaagagacaccaaaaactctaccacctattcctagacctcTTCCTCCATTCCCTCAAAGACTTGCTAGGAAGGTTGATGATAGAAAACTCAAAAAGTTATATGACATTCTCAAGCAATTATCGGTGAATAttccatttgtggaagcatttcaagagatgtCAGGTTTTGCTAAAGATTTGAAAGACTTAATTACCAAGAAGAGAACCACCAagaatgaagtggtgaatgtgactcacCGGTTAGTTCCATCATTTCAACATCCACcattcaaaagaaagaagacccgGGAGCTTTCATCATTCCTTGTACTATTGGTGCACATGATTTTGCAAGAGCCCTTTGTGATAATGGGGCTAGCATCAACTTAATGCATCTTGCCATTTACAAGCAAGCAGGGTTAGGCATGCCAAGGCCCACaagtatgagattgcaaatggccgatcGTTCCATAAAGAGACCGGTGGTAATTGTTGAGGATGTGCTTGTTAAAGTGGGAAAGTTTCATTTACCCACCGATTTTGTAATCCTTGATTGTGCGgttgacaaagagatccctatcattttggggagaccatTCCTAGCCATAGGAAAAGCACTAATGGATTCAGAACGGAATGAGATCAAGTTCCGTGTGAATGATGAAGAGGTCACATTCCAAGCAAGCAAGGGTATGAAACTACCACATGAATATGAAAGCATctcggtgattgatgttgttgatgaagtggaagatgcggttgaaatgaagatggaagaacaatgcctTGGTGAGGCATTGGCGGTTATTTTGGTGAACTTTGATGGTGAAGATATGGAAAGATATATGGAATCGGTCAATGCATTGGAGGGGCTTGGGTCCTACACTTATGCTCCAGCAAAGCTCTCTCTCGACTTGGAGAATAGAGCAACTCCTCCCGCAAAGCCTTCTATCATTGAGCCACCGCAACTAGAGCTCAAACCACTTCCACCACACTTGAGGCATAAATTTATTGGCTCAAATGTGTTACATCtcacgttttcgtacgttaaaatttcgttttcagttaaccaacatagactcggggatgagatcatcatgacattaacgtacttacgctatttataacaagtgatgaATAAAAGTCATGAGGGATAAATGGGTACGCGGATTAacaaaacgagtttcgttgaaagtgaataatttggaataaaatacgggtcgagagATAATACCCAaaaattatgaactagtaccatgcatgGTACCATATGAACACGGTAGTATAAtaaataaagtatatatgaagtgttttaaaaaataataataataaatagaaTTTAAGTAATTTTTGGTaagttttaaattatgcgggtaattgattaattaccgggtaa from Nicotiana sylvestris chromosome 12, ASM39365v2, whole genome shotgun sequence encodes the following:
- the LOC138882807 gene encoding uncharacterized protein, whose amino-acid sequence is MDMKRMQTAYEYIEDTNAIVPLVFSAATFKVEHGLILMLKAEGFFRNSTDDDPTQHLRKFLGVCAMHKQNNISDDDLRLRVFKYSLDGDARKWLQNMPHSIHSWPELVRAFLAKWFPQSKKSELRDKSFFFSQVPGEHLHEAWDRFKLYLVRSPNHGFLDPIFFEKFYMGLDPMNQSIAKNAADESFMEKSFARMQMRDLSREQNPKQKGTLPSDTIANPKGSRGDPTSHVMAITTRSGKIEEPSVVEVETVSEELKVQSENREEVKEKVKETPKTLPPIPRPLPPFPQRLARKVDDRKLKKLYDILKQLSVNIPFVEAFQEMSGFAKDLKDLITKKRTTKNEVVNVTHRALCDNGASINLMHLAIYKQAGLGMPRPTSMRLQMADRSIKRPVVIVEDVLVKVGKFHLPTDFVILDCAVDKEIPIILGRPFLAIGKALMDSERNEIKFRVNDEEVTFQASKGMKLPHEYESISVIDVVDEVEDAVEMKMEEQCLGEALAVILVNFDGEDMERYMESVNALEGLGSYTYAPAKLSLDLENRATPPAKPSIIEPPQLELKPLPPHLRHKFIGSNVLHLTFSYVKISFSVNQHRLGDEIIMTLTYLRYL